A section of the Humulus lupulus chromosome 2, drHumLupu1.1, whole genome shotgun sequence genome encodes:
- the LOC133814069 gene encoding protein FAR-RED IMPAIRED RESPONSE 1-like — protein MQFLRSNRAVPYCMGAQVMSMRRPGIRTCHILNHLAAERGGHEYVPFLKKDLYNWIGRQRELEEEEETDAEGALGYLECLGLRDPNFFETHTIDGEYRLADLFWADGISRDDYGRFGEIIAFDTMYKKNAYNKPLLLFVGVNHHFRTVVFAVALLYDEKEDTYIWLLEEFLQFMNNKLPQVVVSEGDKAMAKAIEKVMPNAVHCLCAWHLQKNVTINVPHPIFKTRFNELLYQYFIEEEFDETWSGLVTEFQLQDSQWAAITYNNRRSWAECFLRGNFFEGLKTTQRLESMNSYLSHFLTSKLKLKDLVGQVDKDIQSIRHTEREDDFISNNTSPQFPSNILQQYYQQVASVLTRNMYDKVAQQIDNALAYSIDSTSVEFGCRLHAIPVRRNPVSTYVCGNEAFEPTLHPETSVKGTLEEGRQIER, from the exons ATGCAGTTCTTGAGATCTAACCGTGCTGTCCCATATTGTATGGGTGCCCAAGTAATGTCAATGAGACGGCCAGGCATACGAACTTGCCACATATTGAATCACCTTGCTGCagaaagaggaggacatgagTATGTTCCGTTCTTGAAAAAGGACTTATACAATTGGATTGGACGACAAAGAGAGTTAGAAGAGGAGGAGGAAACAGATGCTGAGGGTGCCCTGGGATACTTGGAATGTCTTGGGTTACGTGACCCCAATTTTTTTGAAACACACACGATAGACGGGGAGTATAGGCTCGCTGACTTGTTCTGGGCTGATGGAATATCGAGAGATGACTATGGACGTTTTGGGGAGATCATCGCATTTGACACAATGTACAAGAAGAATGCGTACAACAAACCCCTTCTTCTTTTTGTCGGCGTGAATCACCACTTCAGAACTGTTGTCTTCGCAGTTGCATTGCTGTACGATGAGAAGGAGGACACATACATTTGGTTGTTGGAAGAATTCCTTCAATTTATGAACAACAAATTGCCTCAGGTTGTTGTCAGTGAAGGAGATAAAGCTATGGCTAAAGCAATAGAGAAAGTCATGCCTAATGCTGTCCATTGTTTGTGTGCGTGGCACCTTCAGAAAAATGTTACCATTAATGTCCCTCACCCAATTTTCAAGACAAGGTTTAATGAGCTTCTATATCAATATTTTATAGAGGAAGAGTTTGATGAGACTTGGAGTGGCTTGGTTACAGAATTTCAGCTACAAGATAGCCAATGGGCAGCCATAACATACAACAATAGAAGGAGTTGGGCAGAATGCTTCCTACGGGGTAATTTCTTTGAGggcctcaaaaccacccaaaGGTTGGAGTCGATGAATTCTTAcctgtcacacttcttgacaagCAAACTTAAACTTAAAGACCTTGTTGGCCAAGTTGATAAAGACATACAAAGCATACGCCACACGGAACGCGAAGATGACTTCATCAGCAACAACACATCGCCCCAGTTCCCTTCCAACATACTACAACAGTATTACCAGCAAGTTGCTTCAGTTTTGACGAGAAACATGTACGATAAGGTCGCACAACAAATCGACAATGCTCTTGCATACTCAATTGATTCGACAAGTGTGGAATTTGGGTGCAGG TTGCATGCTATTCCAGTCAGACGGAATCCCGTGTCGACATATGTTTGCGGTAATGAAGCATTTGAACCTACCCTGCATCCTGAAACCTCTGTTAAAGGAACGCTGGAGGAAGGACGCCAAATTGAGAGGTGA